The Chloroflexota bacterium genome includes a window with the following:
- a CDS encoding glycosyltransferase family 4 protein, with protein MRILHLLGDRRLPRQPDTTGSSGVVRAALELAAAQVQRGHDVTILAVGAEAWETRWRGVRLAVRRAVSWGQVRVAGRSIDFRTHLANLLYCLKLRPDVVHAHNYYYLRGLPVGRRVIHFHADPLYVSTRGVRTDFSPADFALVARTSHVQVGNSHFVTAQVRRGLGAAGNVHTVYCGVEYGRYGGSQVAEQAAQLRASWGVRRDEPVLLYAGAVVPEKGVLHLARAYERLGTGAARLVLAGGRDLWGGRVHREDDGGYDQTVYAALADGIASGAVRALGNVPSREMPAVYAAADILVVPSVWHEAFGLVALEAAASSRPVIASATGGLPEIVTPACGITVPPGDEDALLAAMRTLIADPELRRRLGEGGRQHAAQFSWAASAAQLDLLYGRTPARDTATPDHPDLARGTA; from the coding sequence ATGAGAATCCTGCACCTGCTCGGCGACCGCCGCCTGCCGCGGCAACCGGACACCACCGGCAGCAGCGGGGTGGTTCGGGCCGCGCTGGAGCTGGCGGCCGCCCAGGTGCAGCGCGGCCACGACGTGACGATCCTGGCAGTCGGCGCGGAGGCCTGGGAGACGCGCTGGCGGGGCGTCCGCCTCGCCGTGCGTCGGGCGGTCTCGTGGGGGCAGGTGCGCGTGGCCGGGCGGTCCATCGATTTCCGAACGCACCTGGCGAACCTGCTGTACTGCCTCAAGCTGCGGCCGGACGTGGTGCATGCCCACAACTACTACTACCTGCGCGGCCTGCCGGTCGGCCGCCGCGTGATCCACTTCCACGCCGACCCACTCTACGTCAGTACGCGGGGCGTTCGGACCGATTTCTCACCGGCTGATTTCGCCCTGGTGGCCCGGACCAGCCATGTCCAGGTCGGCAACAGCCACTTTGTGACGGCCCAGGTCAGGCGCGGGCTGGGCGCGGCTGGCAACGTCCACACGGTCTACTGCGGCGTCGAGTATGGGCGGTACGGCGGCTCGCAGGTGGCCGAGCAGGCCGCCCAGTTGCGAGCCTCCTGGGGCGTCCGCCGCGACGAGCCGGTGCTGCTCTACGCCGGGGCCGTCGTGCCGGAGAAGGGCGTCCTGCATCTGGCGCGGGCCTACGAGCGTCTGGGCACGGGAGCAGCGCGGCTGGTGCTGGCCGGCGGGCGCGATCTCTGGGGCGGCCGGGTCCACCGCGAGGACGACGGCGGCTACGACCAGACCGTCTACGCCGCACTGGCGGACGGCATCGCCTCGGGGGCCGTGCGGGCGCTCGGGAACGTGCCATCCCGCGAGATGCCAGCCGTCTACGCCGCTGCCGACATCCTGGTTGTGCCGTCCGTCTGGCACGAAGCGTTCGGGCTGGTGGCGCTCGAAGCGGCGGCGAGCAGTCGGCCAGTGATCGCCTCGGCGACCGGCGGTCTGCCCGAGATCGTGACGCCGGCCTGCGGCATCACCGTGCCGCCCGGCGACGAGGACGCCCTGCTGGCCGCCATGCGGACGCTCATCGCCGATCCGGAGCTGCGGCGTCGGCTCGGCGAGGGTGGCCGTCAGCACGCCGCGCAATTCTCGTGGGCTGCCTCGGCGGCGCAGCTCGACCTGCTGTACGGGCGGACGCCGGCCCGCGACACGGCCACGCCCGACCATCCGGACCTTGCCCGGGGGACCGCATGA